The Microbulbifer hydrolyticus genome has a segment encoding these proteins:
- a CDS encoding undecaprenyl-phosphate glucose phosphotransferase: MEQGWIRSRRGGITALYRLFDVLLIQGVLYASLAHFEVTPGKDWIIAGLLAAISFAFIAESVELYRSWRGETFKRILGTVAVAWVAVCIFLILLAFSFNAFAADYMRPAAAAWLVFTFFGLAFWRFCLRQFLFSIRLHGRNTRRAVIIGCTDSGYKLAKDLAANPQLGIHVDGFYEVPEFKDRISCIGDTSRFPILGSVDDAVEKGRSGKLDVVFIALPMRAEDVISETLDKFSDTTATVHILPNFFVAKMLHARWHQVGSSSLLSVFDTPIQGFDGWLKRLEDLVLATIILALISPVLLLVAAAVKFSSPGPVIFKQRRYGLDGQTIYVWKFRSMTAMDDGDKVEQAKEGDQRITSVGRVLRRTSLDELPQFFNVLQGTMSIVGPRPHAVAHNEEYRSRVNGYMLRHKVKPGITGLAQIKGFRGETDTLDKMSRRVEYDLEYIRRWSILLDLRIIFLTIYRGFYHKNAY; this comes from the coding sequence GTGGAACAAGGATGGATCCGCAGTCGTCGGGGCGGAATAACCGCACTTTATCGGTTGTTCGACGTTTTACTTATTCAGGGCGTTCTTTACGCCAGTCTCGCACACTTTGAAGTAACACCGGGAAAAGACTGGATTATTGCCGGCCTGCTGGCCGCAATCAGTTTTGCATTTATTGCTGAATCTGTTGAGCTTTATCGGTCGTGGCGCGGTGAGACCTTCAAGCGAATTCTTGGCACTGTGGCGGTGGCCTGGGTCGCCGTATGTATTTTTCTTATATTACTTGCCTTTTCGTTCAATGCGTTTGCGGCAGACTATATGCGACCAGCTGCGGCCGCCTGGTTGGTATTTACCTTTTTTGGCCTGGCATTTTGGCGCTTTTGTCTTCGCCAGTTCCTTTTCTCCATTCGCCTGCATGGTCGCAATACGCGACGAGCGGTCATTATCGGCTGCACAGACTCCGGTTATAAGCTCGCCAAGGACCTCGCAGCAAACCCTCAGTTGGGTATTCACGTAGATGGGTTCTACGAAGTCCCTGAATTTAAGGACCGTATCTCTTGTATCGGTGATACGTCCAGGTTTCCGATCCTTGGTTCGGTCGATGACGCCGTTGAAAAAGGCCGCTCAGGCAAACTTGATGTGGTCTTTATCGCATTGCCAATGCGCGCTGAAGATGTCATTAGCGAAACTTTGGATAAGTTCTCTGATACTACAGCGACAGTACACATTCTTCCGAATTTCTTTGTGGCAAAAATGCTGCATGCGCGCTGGCATCAGGTTGGAAGTAGCAGTCTTCTTAGTGTATTCGATACGCCAATCCAGGGTTTTGATGGCTGGCTGAAACGCCTCGAGGACTTGGTCCTGGCAACAATCATTCTGGCTTTAATATCGCCTGTCCTGCTACTTGTGGCAGCGGCAGTGAAATTCTCTTCGCCGGGACCAGTTATCTTTAAACAGCGGCGCTACGGGCTTGATGGGCAAACTATCTATGTTTGGAAGTTCCGCAGTATGACTGCCATGGATGATGGCGATAAAGTTGAGCAAGCCAAGGAAGGCGATCAAAGAATCACTTCGGTGGGTAGGGTGTTGCGTCGTACGTCATTGGATGAATTGCCACAGTTTTTCAATGTACTTCAGGGAACAATGTCGATTGTCGGGCCAAGGCCGCATGCTGTTGCTCACAATGAGGAATATCGCAGTCGTGTCAATGGCTACATGCTTCGTCATAAAGTAAAACCCGGCATTACCGGCCTCGCTCAAATAAAGGGCTTTAGAGGCGAGACGGATACGCTGGACAAGATGAGCCGGCGTGTTGAGTACGACTTGGAATACATTCGTCGTTGGTCGATCCTGCTCGATCTTAGAATCATCTTTCTAACCATCTATCGAGGCTTTTATCATAAGAACGCTTATTAG